The Dreissena polymorpha isolate Duluth1 chromosome 4, UMN_Dpol_1.0, whole genome shotgun sequence region TGAGTTCCTCCTCTAGAATGTGCAAGAAAAAGGTGACAACAAAATGTACACTACAGATGCCTACATTTTGCATGTTGAGCTCGTTTTCAGACTAAAATATAGCACACcgaattttgaaaacatttaaagTGAAATATGTTGTGATTAAAAAGAATGCCTGTTTAAACAGCAATATAGTAGaataaacattacattttcaacacaaatatttCTATACAATAAcatatgaatgaaaataaaacaaccaACACTGTATATGCACTTGATTAGACTGATGGTCAAGAACACAGAAATGGCAAACACATACTTTGCTGAAGTAATTGCGCCTTTTTTCCGTAGCCCAGTTGGTTGTGACTGTGTCTGTGCAGGTACAGGCTTCCTATTATGCAAGAAGATAcaacaaatgtgtcttgttctgagaaaactgggcataatgcatgtgcgtaaagtgttgttccagattagccagtgcagtctgcacaggctaatcaggaatgacactttccatttaaactagattttcggcaAAAAGggacaaaaaataccattaaagcggaaagtgtcgtccctgattagccagtgcggactgcacaggcttatctgggatgacgctttacacgcatgcattatgcccagttttctcagaacaagacacaaattataataaataaaaaacataggaatattattgctaaattacgtttgtcgtctcacaaattattaattgaaacgggtagacaccagaacattgtcagagatcaacgcaaacgtgttttatgcaacctcaatgatatcgaggatgaatatcactttgttattaaatgtccttattatgctgatattaggaatacattaattccaaagtattacagatcacgacctagtatgttcaagtttatcgaactacttaattgttcaaacaaaatagtgttaagaaaacttgccattttttgtttaaaatgctttgagttacgagaagatgtgctatatgtgtagtataaatgatatatcttccacaaagacaataagcttagaataatgttatatttgtaacaattattaaatttcgtgttaacattacatgatcactttgtattaaccccatccatgtgacattctcactaaaacatgttgtatgtcattactttttaaattgatctttcctcaaaaggatgtatgttttgtatataattgtcacgcatgctgttattgcatatgtatgtttatggcgatgagctgtatgcttaagctaaaataaaatattctgttctgttctgtataataacattaaatatcATACATATTATTAAAGCTGGACTGGATCCTGTATTAAACcaaagtatgcaaaataaaacatacagaatttacacttaaataaaatggagcaaataatgaaacatactaATTTTGTTCCACAAACATGATTGCCTCTCATAGATCCCAAACTCAACCATTAAAACTATAAAACTAACTTTTTATCGGACTTTCCTTTAAAAACTTTCCCCACATCTATCTGAGTAGTGGACGAGATAGAATCAATAGGGTGATCACCAGTGACACTCAGTTCTGCATCCAACTCCAGTCGCAGCGGAGCATACATGGTGAACCATTGCTGAAAAGGTTATGAAAAACATTTACAAGAATATGTTAAAGTGCAGTTGTAGGTTATTTGCTTAAAAGGCTTCACAAGAAAAGTATctacaaagtaaaaaaaaacgcaACAGATGAAATATAGCTTTAATGATATAACAAAATATGTCAactattgtttttattgtattggtTTGCTTAGTATATATAACCAGTCTCAACAGCCTGATTATTAatcttacacatttttttcaaagaccttTAATTGTGTACAGTATTGTAACCTATTGTTTGTTTATACAAAAGTAACATGTATTATGTCAAAGTATTTCCCATTTTGTAGCACAAGCTTGTTTTGTAACTGTTTCCTAGGTTACATAATAACGGACTAGCAGTTTATAAATCTGATTATGCAAACACATATTGCAATTTAACATGTGTAAACCAAGTTGGCCACCAAATTGATTCCCCATAGAATTGATATATTCTTTACAAGGAATGGTAATACCATAAGTTTGCGTATATGAAAGTTTATCTGAGTATTTTACGGTAAAGTAAATGCCTTTTTTATTCTTCATAAGTAATGTGTACCTTAGCTTGCTGACAAAGGCCTATGTCTGTGAATGCATATTGCCATTGTGGTAGGCCCAGGTGCATGATCATAAGGCGATAGTATGATGTGAACGATTCCGTGATATAATGCCAGCGAAGGGCTCTGTCCAAAAACCAGATCTCTATTTTAGGGTCTGCTCCGCCTGTTAACAGAaaatactgtaaacttaaattcaaaataattttttttttagtttattaatctgaattgttataaattactttttacctacaagaaaatcctacccatgttattacaaaataatgtgAATATCCAGTAGATTAATGCAAGAACACTTTCAGTTTTGATGTGACAAAGCACGGCATGTGGCAATGCCAGTAAATAATACACTTGCCAGTaaatattaactctttcagtgcaggaactgaattttgaaggcgtttgcaaacagtttggatccagatgagacgccacagaatgtggcgtctcatcaggatccaaactgtttactattctgatagtattttttggaaaaaaaaaatcgaaaaaaatgctttttttagaaaGTCAGCAatgacatttaagcagacgacacatttcccagcaagTAAAGGGTTAAGATTACCTCATTATTTAACAAAACCAATAAGGAGATTTGGGGGTATATtcatatacatgaacataatataTGGAATATTATACAACCTTCACTTTAACGTggtagttgatttttttttcaaaaatgaccaCCTTGGAAACAAAAAGCAGTAATTAATGAAATGCAAcatctaaataaaatatactcATTAGCAACACAATGAGAAACTAGAAtgaaatattgtgacaaacataaaatgtacatatttgtgCAACGTTTATAAACTTGTATGATATACAATTGATGTAGTATAATATATGCAAAATCCtattcaatacatttttaatagATTATAAAAAGGTAAAATCTGGCAAAATTGATCttataataaaaagaaacaaaaaagcaaagtgtgtaaagataaaaaaaataaagcaacCGTGAATGAAAAAGCACCACAGAAAAAAGGCATTACATTCAGACATACTGGTAAGTACTTTAATTTCAAGTGAAGGCACCTAAGTGGAATGgcatatataattaaatgtagtCAATCAAGCAGTTTTTGTATGTGAAAACATTACCATTTCAGGAATGAAAATGATACCTCAAAAGTATAAAACAAgggcaccgcataacgggtgcaaagctcggctgcgaaagcttgtcagaattttttttttttagaggtcacagtgaccttgacctttgacttagtgaccccaaatgggtgtggcatgtagaggtcacagtgaccttgacctttgacctagtaacccaaaagtgggtgtggcgtgaagaactcatcaaggtgcatctacatatgaaatttcaaagttgtaggtggaagcactttgattttagagcctatgttaagttttatataagaggtcacagtgaccttgacctttgacctagtgacccaaaaatgggtgtggcgtgtagaactcatcaaggtgcatgtacatatgaaatttataagttgtaggtggaagcactttgattttagagcctttattacagttttatattagaggtcacagtgaccttgacctttgacctagtgacccaaaaatgggtgtggcgtgtagaactcaccaaggtgcatctacatatgaagtttcaaagttgtaggtgaaagcacttcgattttagagcctatgttaaagttttatattagagggcacagtgaccttgacctttgacctagtgacccaaaaatgagtgtggcatgaagactcattaaggtgcatctacatatgaagtttcaaagttgtaggtggaagcactttgattttagagcctatgttaaagttttatattagaggtcacagtgaccttgacttttgacctagtgacccaaaaatgggtgtggcgtgaagaactcatcaaggtgcatctacatatgaagtttaaaagttgtaggtgaaagcactttgattttagagcctatgttaaagttttatattagaggtcacaatgaccttgaactttgacctagtgacccaaacattGGTGTGGcatgaagaactcatcaaggtgcatctacatatgaagtttcatagttgtaggtggaagcactttgattttagagcctgtgtttaagtttgatattagaggtcacagtgaccttgacctttgacctagtgacccaaaaatgggagtggcgtgtagacctcatcaaggtgaatctacatatgaagtttcaaagttgtaggtggaagcactttgattttagagccaatgttaaggttttagtacGACGCCTACGGCGGTTGGCGGACTatggacggcggacgacaagctggctatgaaaaAACCTCGGGTTTTCACcggaaacagccgagctaataaaaaaaaCTGAGTTACAACTTGGGTCAATGCTGAAAGGGATTATATTCAACAAAAAGTAAGTCAGTGCAAATACCGAGAAAGCAAATAACAAGATCTTATATAACTAGCCAAATCAACCATAATCAAGTCCCACACAATGCACATCCCTCTGGGAGGTCACAAGAAACATGGAACAAAGGTAGCCTCTATGCAAACGGCAACCAAATCACTTGCATTTGCTTTAAatggcaaataaaaaaaatctgtttttgcTTGTAACAAAATCTGGCTAAACTATAACTTCCAATGAAAGCGCGCCACAAAATATGTCAGCATACACATAGTTTTTGTTGAACAACATTGCAACATACATTTTGAGAATGGTGCTATgagaataaaatatgcatatagattattaataaattaaatatagatGTCACCCAGGAGCTCATATTCAACACTCCAGTAATCAAGGAATGGTAGTCAAGACACTCATTCATATACATATGATAAGGAACTCCttacaaacaagaaaccgtcggagacaggtgatgctccccaaagatttttttggtcacaatattgcactatatattcagataaaaggaaacgtcttgagggcacagtatttggggggacaagaatttttttatagaaaatttcaaagggccataactctgtgaaaaatcatccgaccagaacccgctgataatatgcacatctcctcttgttagtgaagcttcccataaagtttcattgaattccggtcattagttgctgggaaatagcccggacaataattgtgcacggacggacagacagacgcacacacggacagacgaagcggtgactatatgctgcccccaaaataaattttgggggagcataaaaaagtatATACGAGCCGCATAATGCAAatattggtcttatgccatagtTAGTGTATCTGCACACCAGCCTGTGCGATCGGGCAGTCTGGTAAGGATCTACCCTGTCTGCTAATAAGACAACAAAACCTTGCATGATTTTATATTGGACTGAGTAGCTTCAGAACAGTCAAATAGGCAGGCTGTTCTGCAGCTACACTGATTGCATatggcatgtgcgtaaagtgtcttcccagattagcctgtgcagtccgcacaggctaatcagggacgacactttccgcctaaattggatttttggcaagaagagactttgtttaaacgaaaaatgtcataaaagcggaaagtgtcgtccctgattagcctgtgaggactgcacaggctaatctgggacgacactttacgcacatgcattaagcccagttttctcagaacacgactcaaatatgcAGGCTGTTTTTGAGCTACACTGattgcatatggcataagacccatttttgaatGATGCAGGTCATTATTTTGCATATAGATAAAACTAACAGCAGTCTATcaaattaaatgcttaaaaaagctgttcttattataaacaaagaTTTCAGGTAGTTTTGTAATTTGAAATCAatgatttatgtatatatttaccaATGAAGACATAGGCCATACTGATGCAACATTATTCaagaattttattatattttttcagtttgctaataaaaaagcaacaaatcaaaaatgaaaattaatattcTTACAAACCTAACACATTGTGTGGAAACCAAAGGTTCCACAAGAACTACCATGGTATTTATTAATCTTGATCACTGGAATGCTGACTAATGTTTCAAAGAACAAAAACTGAATATTTCTGTGGCTTGACCATTACCGAAATTCATAAAATCAGATGTGTACACTTTTTCAACAATTTCAGCTGATTCCTTAAATTCTGGAACtaaaaaatatcacaaatgttaaaattataataaatgccTGGCATAACATGAATCAAGCTTAAATCGGAATTTTGTCATTTAAACATAActattttgtattgattttaacGTTGAACAGTTTTAGACACAATGTaagaacaattttatttttcatcattttctgTTGAAGGCTTACAGTAAGTCAGAATAACATGGAATTACTTTccttatattgttattttaaggTATGGAGAAACTAGTTAAAAGAAATAACTGCTATGCATTACAGCAACGAGTATATTAGTGGTTATTGATGAAattctttaactctttcagtgctggaaccgaatattgaaggcctttgcaaacagtttggattcagatgagacgccacagaacatggcgtctcatcagatcaggatccaaaccgtttgctattctgatagtattctttgaaaaaaatcgaagaaaatgcttatttaagaagttcagcagacgacattttagcagacgacaaatttcccagcatgcaaagggctaaagaACATGCTCACTGTGTATGTATTGTATTCAAACAAGCACAATGATACTCCTGACTTAGAAAATTCTgacaaatatatgtttgtttattgacaatcatcaatcaaaatatattaaacaagagcaccgcataacgggtgccaacgcttggctgtgggtgaccttgatctttgacctagtgaccaaaaaatggggtgtggcgtgtagaactcatcaaggtgcgtctgcatatgaagtttcaagttgtaggtggaagcattagattttagagccaatattaaggttttagcacgcgGACGCCGGaaaacaagctggctatgacaatgggttttctcagaaaacagcaaCGCTAAACATTGAGCACTTGTAAcgcttttcaaaaataatttagcCAAACATGTTTAACAGACACAGCTTTCACACTTCTATTGAAATTCATAAGCCAGTCTGGAGCTATGGCATGATTGCTTTTGCTTCAAGAGATCAGGAGTTCCAAACCCATGACAGGAACATGTTTAAACTTATCTTTATCTACGAGTATGTCcttgttgttatattttttaaattctatttcaaatatcactttttttttaaatcatttatatttacaggaaaataaatgtgaaataAAGGTATTAaaagcaataataaataaatagataagtaatattttagtatttataCTAATGCTGACTTTTGGTTGTCAATAATACGGCTAGTAAAAAGAATTTGTATAAGAAGAACATAAAGCAAATTGATTAAAGAGACTGCTTCATGGCTTAGTGTTAATTAAACAAGAACACGAGTCAAAACCTTCCAATTCTTCATCTTCATCTTCCAAAACTGTGAACATGGTAGtcattttattttcagacaaattgttgtttttatgatttttgtgaaTTTTTGGTGCACaaaataacaaggttttacaaggttttaccaggtagttgttttatataaaaaaatcagtaCATTATCTGAGATTCAATATCTGAAGTTTCAAGTTTGCACATTCAATGAGCCTTCATTCCAGACATATGAATATGAATTACAATTTATTGTTAAACAACAAACGTAAGTTTAAGACAATTTTTTTCTCAcagccaaaaactgtgaaaatgcCGCTTTAAAACATATGATTTACCTATGTCCTGTTGTTATTACCtgtcttgttttctttatatacCAGACAGACTTTTCCATATCCATCACAGGGATCCAGTTCAAATATTCGGCACCGTGTATCCCACGAAGGCCTCTCTGTGCCTGacacaataacaacaaaacatgtaCTTGTAAAAACAGTAAATAGGGTCATGTCGCTAAATTGTTTGCATTACATTTTGGATGTATTTTTGAGttgatgaattattatttttaagtgataaCAATTTTCAAGAAATTTTAATATGAAGACTGACAAAAATTTTTGACagaacaacagacagacagaaggacaaaaagacagacagacagatggacggacaggaAGGCAGACAGGCATGCCAACGGGCCACCAACtggcagacagacagatggacggaccgacagaagGACAGATGGGTGGACAAGAAGGGAGACAGGCATGCAAACGGGCCACCAATTGGCAGACAGACAGAtgggcggacagacagacaaatcaAGTGAAGCACTATCAAAGAACTTATACTAGTTTTCTAAATTGTTACCTGAAGTCTCGTCTTCACAATCAGAGTCCATATCTAGGTCAGAGAGGCTTGGATTGACCAGGGTCTTGTTGACCTCCCCTCCAACCTTGAGGAGCTTTGCCATCGAGTTCAGATGCATTCTCCCCACTGGTATAGGGCCATCTGTTCAGGTAACAAAggcatttgtttttttattatcattttttaacaaTCAATCAACCATGATTTTGAGTTTTGATGCAGAAAATCAATAGCCATTcaacacaattattattttttgtttaattgctAATAAAcaatcattatataaaatcttTTTAATTCTATCATGACATGACAATTGTTCAGGGATGTTGAAATAAATGTGATCAGCTCTGcttttaattgttttacaaagATAATTTCACTATTTTCGATTGGaacaaaattaacaattatgattatggTTCGATTGTTCAAAcatctaaatggataaatatcaGAAGAACATTTTGTCCAAGTTCATCCAGAAATGATCTCAAATATCTAAAAACTTTAAAAGCAAGTAAGGACATTTTAAATTTACctgttttatgaaattatttctgAACAATGCACCCTTAAATGTTAGAATATAATGCAAACATTCATTTCTTAATAAAAGCTTGTGTTTCTAAATCTTACTGTCTATCTTCACACTCCATGTCAGCAAAAACCCATCTGATGTCATGTAAAAGTTCTTTAAATCTTCTGGTAGGAAAACCGTATTTttctacaaaatatattataaaagattaatgaaagttaacagtcatgcattttttcaataatttatctGTTATCAACAAAgcttttaataaataatgtaatagCAAACAGATAATTTACcatcaataaataattttatttgttgagCAGAACTTAAAATTTTGTGAACAACAAACAGTGGCTGCAAGCTCTCCTAGGGATTTACAAACTACATGTAGTACCATTAACTTAATTTATATATCAGTTTTTCAGATAATTCGTGTGAGCACAACTTTTTCTTGAAGTCTTTGATTCAAACTCCATCAGAGTTTCCACATATTCTTGGTTTTATGTTTATCTTGAGCTCTTTCATAAATTGTAACAAATGAAGCCACAACAACTTTAAGTTTTGTCAAGTCTGCttgatgtttaatttatttgttttacacatgAGTTTGGAGAGCACACATTTAAAGTTTGCATGTGTCATTTGTTGAACATCAAAGTGTTGTTTATTACGTACACATAAATGTCAACAATTCTTTATACTTGCTTTAGAAAATTACAATACTACCTGTTCCCATGCCAACAGTGCTGATCTGTCTGATGGTTTCCGAGGCTCTAACTCCAGTTTGCAAACACCGGTCTTCTTTTCTGAaaggaagaaaaaacaacatcttATTATGCACAACACTTATGCAATGATGAGGCAATAAGCAACGTAACTGATAGTTACTTTTCCTGTGaaacaataaacattaaaacttatAGTCTAATGACAGTGATAGCATCCCAGTTGCAGAAATTctagcaaaatatatttaaataacatttcacTGTCAGAATCAGTTAATACTCTAGTTAAAACTGAACCAATAAGGCAGACAATATGGCACGCATTTAATAAaactaatatattttaatatattttttgcaaacagAATAGTCataaatatacattgttttattaaCTACTGTCAACAGtatatacttatataaatattgcatCATATGAGGGCAATAGGGCATTTTGTCCTCCTGaggaaaaactgtattttaaggGTTTGCAAATGCAGACTTGTCCCAGTAAGTCCAAGCCAGGAGCTATGCAAATATTGGGAGACTACGGATTGTACCCTTGCCATTGTCCTATTGAGCTTAATGATTTATAGATAATAAGATATAGGGGGTATAAACTGTTGTAAATTTTAAGTGGTTTGTTATAAAATCCTCCTTTCACAAATAAATCAattttttgtcagaatatttCACATGTAATGTTATTGAACAAAACATTCatcttttgtaacaaaacaactTAATTTGCCTAACACCAATGGTAAGTATCATCATTCTGTAACATCATAAGTGCATGGTCTTTTCATAGCAATTGCTTGCCAGCTGTCAGTCAAATTTCAAGATTTCAAGATTTATTAGATAACATGTAaataaaggcctccggcccaaaatacagcattcatTTACAATAACATTATTCAATGATAAATTCTTGTCTATTATGGTATTAGAGGTTTACATAATAACAGTTCAAATTATGGATCAATAACCAACTTACATGTAGTATCTCAAAGACTTAAGCACTCTAAATATGCAGTGTTacagttttgtttttgattaagagaaaataataatatcattttttatggAATAGTTTTGCCTAAATGTACAACTTAAAACCAAAAGTAAACAATCTCAATATTCTCTGCGCTACTAAGCTTCATTCAGCAATCAAGTTGCCCATGCTTTACAGACACATGCCGTGCTAGAGGCATAGGCTATTTTGACACTTTATCAGGAAAAAGGATTAACATGACTACATTAGCACATTTTACTTGTCAATTGTCTTTGTAAACATCATATGAACAGAATAATTCAGAACACATTTCAGATTGCAAATTGAttaaacaaaatttgaaataatgacataaaataatattgtatttaaacataACCAAATACTTAACAAAATGAGATTAGTAAAAAAATTATACAACAATAAAAAGGTCAgttctacatctacatctacattgtACATCGCTGCAATCACGCATGATTATTATGCGACGGGTGGTGAAAGAATAAGAATAAAGAATGAAGGAAAGTAAAGTAAGAAGAGCTTGTATTTTAAAGACAGAAGGAAAGTAAAGCAGAACACCAGCTACGTTTCGCCCTTCTCCCTCATGCCTCTCCGGCTACGGTGGCCTCTGAGAGGATTGAACCTCAACCGGCACAGCCAAGAGGGGTCATTAGGAGTTACTTTGTAGCTGGCGCTGACAAGTTATTCAGAATCTGGTTGTTGCTAGCCCccgcttgaaggataccaagttGGGAGATTCAGCGATGATGGAGGCTGGTAGGTTGTTCCAGGTGGCAATGATACTTGGAAAAAAGCTGTGGCGATAGTATGAAGTGGATGTCGATAATGGCAGGAACTTGATGGAGTGGTTTGCTCGTGTCCGGCTTGAGCTAGGGGAAAGGTATTTCGAAACTGGTATGTCCATGAGGTCGTTGGTTATCTTATAAACCATTGTGAGCTTGGCTTTGGTTCTTCTGGACTCTAGAGTTTCCCACTGTAGGTGTTCGAGCATTGATGTGACGCTACTGGTGTTGTGATATCTGTTCGTCACATAGCGGGCTGCTTGTCTTTGGACCATCTCCAGGTCATGGATCTGCTCCTTATTGTATGGGCGCCACACAGTGCAACAGTACTTAAGGTTGGGGCGAACAAGGGAAAAGTATGCTGCACTTTTTGCCTCCTCGTTGCCTATCCGTAAGTTCCTGCGTAGGAAACCAAGGGAACTGTAAGTTGCCTTTCTTGATCACTTTTTGAATATGTGGCTTCCAGGACATGTCCTTTGTCAGCTACACCCCAAGGTATTTTGATGCTTCTTCACATGCAAGCGTGTGGCCTTTGAGGGTGTAACTGTATAG contains the following coding sequences:
- the LOC127876405 gene encoding tubulin polyglutamylase complex subunit 2-like isoform X1; amino-acid sequence: MVEEEGKSKNLFEQMNVGILKYLEKKTGVCKLELEPRKPSDRSALLAWEQKNTVFLPEDLKNFYMTSDGFLLTWSVKIDNGPIPVGRMHLNSMAKLLKVGGEVNKTLVNPSLSDLDMDSDCEDETSGTERPSWDTRCRIFELDPCDGYGKVCLVYKENKTVPEFKESAEIVEKVYTSDFMNFGGADPKIEIWFLDRALRWHYITESFTSYYRLMIMHLGLPQWQYAFTDIGLCQQAKQWFTMYAPLRLELDAELSVTGDHPIDSISSTTQIDVGKVFKGKSDKKKPVPAQTQSQPTGLRKKGAITSAKGGTQTGLKPSGSFSQLSGKK
- the LOC127876405 gene encoding tubulin polyglutamylase complex subunit 2-like isoform X2, translating into MTSDGFLLTWSVKIDNGPIPVGRMHLNSMAKLLKVGGEVNKTLVNPSLSDLDMDSDCEDETSGTERPSWDTRCRIFELDPCDGYGKVCLVYKENKTVPEFKESAEIVEKVYTSDFMNFGGADPKIEIWFLDRALRWHYITESFTSYYRLMIMHLGLPQWQYAFTDIGLCQQAKQWFTMYAPLRLELDAELSVTGDHPIDSISSTTQIDVGKVFKGKSDKKKPVPAQTQSQPTGLRKKGAITSAKGGTQTGLKPSGSFSQLSGKK